One genomic window of Pungitius pungitius chromosome 11, fPunPun2.1, whole genome shotgun sequence includes the following:
- the tap1 gene encoding antigen peptide transporter 1 has product MQKMSLFSPLLFVCLDVCVVHAVRAAQLSALLLPHPFLCLWGAGATRAAVLALFAHTSPGRLPWMSSFEGLQSVAVLCFHFPVYTTLLWAVGMPATEELWGWHSWERVLQGYGVAVVAFIYWSRHLSSLFPSPGRSAAPCKEPRDGAGAPVKRLMEYMLPYLGRFVVVLLLVFLSSSGEMAIPHFTGRVADWITNEEAPDAFTEAISIMTLMTVASAVLEFVCDLTYYLTMSRIHTSVQGAVFQAVLKQEIAFFTETGVLVSRVTKDTNDMSEALSEKLSLVMWYTARFVFLLSFMVMQSWMMTLLTCMGLPIIWVIPELTGRFQKVIAAKVQESQAKANQVATETFTHMKTVRCFANEDGETERYRRRMDETYALNKKEAVAYAASTWANSMTTMALKVFILYYGGTLVTRGDVSSGDLVSFVLYELQFASAVEAVMRYYPEVKKAIGASEKIFEYLERKPKIPPNGSLAPENLEGHIQFKKVSFSYSGTTDDSKLVLKDVSLDIKPGKVTALLGLNSSGKSTCVRLLERFYQPLTGEILLDGKPLQSYKDQYLHDKVAVVSQDCVLFARSVRENIKYGCEEASDEDMHAAAKLASAHDFIMERPGDYDTDAGEKVSGGQKQRIAIARALIRCPKILILDNATSDLDTENEYQVHQALLNQTNGRTVLLVSSKVSVGEKADHIVVLGDGAVQEEGSHEELMQRGGLYAELVEKQKRGFHRQEEEKNDAH; this is encoded by the exons ATGCAGAAGATGAGCCTCTTCTCCCCCCTGCTCTTCGTGTGCCTGGACGTGTGCGTGGTGCACGCCGTCCGAGCGGCCCAGCTCtcggctctcctcctcccccatccgTTCCTCTGCCTGTGGGGGGCCGGCGCGACCAGGGCCGCGGTGCTCGCCCTGTTCGCCCACACCTCCCCCGGGAGGCTGCCGTGGATGAGCAGCTTCGAGGGGCTCCAGAGCGTCGCGGTGCTCTGCTTCCACTTCCCGGTGTACACCACCCTGCTGTGGGCTGTGGGGATGCCCGCCACGGAGGAGCTGTGGGGGTGGCACTCCTGGGAACGG GTGCTGCAGGGTTACGGGGTGGCGGTCGTGGCTTTCATCTACTGGAGCCGACACCTGTCGTCTCTTTTTCCCTCGCCGGGCCGATCCGCGGCGCCCTGCAAGGAGCCCAGAGACGGCGCCGGAGCGCCCGTGAAGCGGCTGATGGAATACATGCTGCCGTATCTCGGGCGCTTTGTTGTCGTGCTGCTCCTggtgtttctttcttcctctg GCGAGATGGCTATTCCTCATTTCACCGGTCGGGTGGCCGACTGGATCACAAATGAAGAAGCACCTGATGCCTTCACGGAGGCCATCAGCATCATGACGCTGATGACTGTTGCCAG CGCCGTGCTGGAGTTCGTGTGCGACCTCACGTACTACCTCACCATGAGCCGCATCCACACCTCGGTGCAGGGAGCCGTCTTCCAGGCTGTGCTGAAACAGGAGATTGCTTTCTTCACTGAGACAG GTGTACTGGTGTCGCGCGTTACCAAGGATACCAACGATATGAGCGAGGCGCTGAGTGAGAAACTGAGTCTCGTGATGTGGTACACGGCCCGATTTGTTTTCCTCTTGTCCTTCATGGTGATGCAGTCTTGGATGATGACCCTGCTCACTTGCATGGGGCTGCCCATCATCTGGGTGATACCTGAGCTCACCGGACGCTTCCAGAAG GTCATTGCTGCAAAGGTTCAGGAGTCACAGGCTAAGGCCAACCAGGTGGCCACGGAGACTTTCACCCACATGAAGACCGTGAGGTGTTTTGCCAATGAGGACGGCGAGACGGAGCGGTACAGGCGGCGGATGGACGAAACGTACGCTCTGAACAAGAAGGAGGCCGTGGCTTACGCAGCCTCGACCTGGGCAAACAGC ATGACCACCATGGCCCTGAAGGTGTTCATTCTGTACTACGGAGGAACTCTGGTGACCAGAGGCGACGTTAGCAGTGGCGACTTGGTGTCGTTCGTCCTCTACGAGCTGCAGTTTGCCTCTGCTGTGGAG GCCGTCATGCGCTATTACCCGGAGGTGAAGAAAGCAATCGGTGCATCCGAGAAGATCTTTGAATATTTGGAACGCAAACCTAAAATACCCCCAAATGGCTCCTTGGCCCCCGAAAACCTGGAGGGACACATTCAATTCAAGAAAGTGTCCTTTTCCTATTCCGGCACGACGGACGACAGCAAGCTGGTGCTGAAG GACGTGTCCCTGGACATAAAGCCGGGCAAAGTCACAGCCCTTTTAGGGCTCAACAGCTCAGGGAAGTCCACCTGTGTCCGACTGCTGGAGAGGTTTTATCAGCCCCTGACTGGGGAGATCCTGCTGGATGGGAAACCCCTGCAAAGCTACAAAGACCAGTACCTACATGACAAG GTCGCCGTGGTGAGCCAAGACTGCGTGCTGTTCGCCCGCTCTGTGCGGGAGAACATCAAGTACGGCTGCGAGGAGGCCTCCGACGAGGATATGCACGCCGCCGCCAAGCTGGCGAGCGCTCACGACTTCATCATGGAGCGGCCGGGCGACTACGACACAG ACGCTGGGGAGAAGGTGTCCGGAGGCCAGAAGCAACGCATTGCCATTGCCAGAGCTTTAATCCGATGTCCCAAAATCCTGATCCTCGACAACGCCACCAGTGACTTGGACACAGAGAATGAGTATCAG GTCCACCAAGCTTTGTTAAACCAAACCAACGGCCGCACCGTGCTGCTGGTGTCCAGCAAGGTGAGTGTTGGGGAGAAGGCCGACCACATCGTTGTCCTGGGCGACGGGGCGGTTCAGGAGGAGGGAAGCCACGAGGAGCTGATGCAGAGAGGAGGCCTTTATGCCGAACTGGTggaaaagcagaaaaggggcTTTCACCgccaagaagaggagaaaaatgaTGCACACTGA